From the genome of Phreatobacter cathodiphilus, one region includes:
- the clpS gene encoding ATP-dependent Clp protease adapter ClpS, producing MAGKRDERDQDPTGPGTSVIAKTRPQTKRPSLYRVLLLNDDYTPMEFVVHILQKFFNKSTDDATRIMLHVHQHGVGECGVYTYEVAETKVTQVMDFARKNQHPLQCVMEKK from the coding sequence ATGGCCGGCAAGCGGGACGAGCGCGACCAGGATCCGACGGGTCCCGGCACCTCCGTCATCGCCAAGACGCGCCCCCAGACCAAACGGCCGAGCCTCTACCGGGTTCTGCTGCTCAACGACGACTACACGCCCATGGAGTTCGTCGTGCACATCCTCCAGAAATTCTTCAACAAGAGCACCGACGACGCCACGCGCATCATGCTGCACGTTCACCAGCACGGCGTCGGCGAGTGCGGCGTCTACACCTACGAGGTGGCGGAGACCAAGGTGACCCAGGTCATGGACTTCGCCCGCAAGAACCAGCATCCGCTGCAATGCGTGATGGAAAAGAAATGA